In Triticum aestivum cultivar Chinese Spring chromosome 5B, IWGSC CS RefSeq v2.1, whole genome shotgun sequence, the following proteins share a genomic window:
- the LOC123116743 gene encoding cation/H(+) antiporter 2-like has protein sequence MARPMDCDQVLELQNVSLDTLFLIVLQAVVVIALGKFIHLSLRRHNQPSAISQILAGIMVGSLGLHEVIVHVAVVNVEDTYGWYVSQARIFYMFYVGLDADLASLWNDKHRCTIATYASVATCLLLAAFVSGGLYGSMMHTPVRSPELLAAVLMLTLANTSSVDVSRMAAELGLTATATGRLVVGAAIATNVICIVGEGAFSCMKLASGRTPGYTASQRLGLGVLALFKVGLALALLRPAVEFMNRRNAGRHRIGNWELALILIAVSYIGDFPRQVGFDGMPASLVLGLAFPREGPVARTVTHALAYPLHALALPFYFGTMGMRLNFSAMSGAVVVPAVLLTILGLIGKCAGTMGAARFLHMPLGDAARLGVLLNIKGHVNMIDMSFASSEGIWAEQALMAMVMGSMISTVIAGPVFAVVYRREREAYLSNDHRTLERLVPDQEEELRMLACVHGARAAPAMLSLVELLASNPAVQPAVHVLHFYDAVRKHERAGTGGAKRYHERVQLDSDKHWDRMDDAATQVNWTVDLFASITGLVIRQVDKGDRGPVTNLKTIRRCTEEVHADVLIMPYHKEQHYDGKMFCRCEERRQLNLNVLERAPCTTGILADRPFRRGGTSFQLPTKISTSEETLGNWREDRSTAPTHVAAVFLGGPDDREAVALACRLVKNDTVNLTVIRFVGPGKHDHTGVQTARTDDHADGEVSVVVDDPDECCMAALQREYVAKELASYVEKVVGGAADVVEALRRMAGAYALVVVGRGGRQPAELVVGLEGGEMGPVGDILASGESLEMGSVLVVQQKKAVSTASGLDPPPAAGV, from the exons ATGGCGAGACCCATGGACTGCGACCAGGTCCTCGAGCTCCAGAACGTGTCCCTGGACACCCTCTTCCTCATCGTCCTCCAGGCCGTCGTCGTCATCGCCCTCGGCAAGTTCATCCacctctccctccgccgccacaACCAGCCCAGCGCCATCTCCCAGATCCTC gcggGTATCATGGTGGGGAGCCTGGGGCTGCACGAGGTGATCGTGCACGTGGCCGTGGTGAACGTGGAGGACACGTACGGGTGGTACGTCTCCCAGGCGCGCATCTTCTACATGTTCTACGTCGGCCTCGACGCCGACCTCGCCTCGCTCTGGAACGACAAGCACCGCTGCACCATCGCCACCTACGCCAGCGTCGCCACCTGCCTGCTCCTCGCCGCCTTCGTCTCGGGGGGCCTGTACGGCAGCATGATGCACACTCCCGTCCGCTCGCCCGAGCTGCTCGCCGCCGTGCTCATGCTCACGCTCGCCAACACCTCCTCCGTCGACGTCTCCCGGATGGCCGCCGAGCTCGgcctcaccgccaccgccaccggccGGCTCGTCGTCGGTGCCGCCATCGCCACCAACGTCATCTGCATCGTCGGGGAGGGCGCCTTCTCCTGCATGAAGCTGGCATCCGGAAGGACCCCAGGCTACACCGCGTCCCAGCGGCTCGGGCTCGGCGTGCTCGCGCTCTTCAAGGTCGGCCTCGCGCTCGCGCTGCTCCGCCCAGCCGTGGAGTTCATGAACCGGCGCAACGCGGGGCGGCACCGCATCGGGAACTGGGAGCTGGCGCTCATCCTCATCGCCGTATCCTACATCGGCGACTTCCCGCGGCAAGTCGGCTTCGACGGCATGCCGGCGAGCCTCGTACTGGGGCTGGCGTTCCCCAGGGAGGGCCCCGTGGCGAGGACCGTCACGCACGCGCTTGCGTACCCGCTGCACGCGCTGGCCCTGCCCTTCTATTTCGGGACCATGGGGATGCGGCTCAACTTTAGCGCCATGTCCGGCGCCGTCGTCGTGCCCGCCGTCCTCCTCACCATCCTCGGTCTCATCGGCAAGTGCGCCGGCACCATGGGCGCCGCCAGGTTCCTCCACATGCCGCTCGGGGACGCCGCGCGCCTCGGCGTCCTGCTTAACATCAAGGGCCACGTCAACATGATCGACATGAGCTTCGCCAGCTCCGAGGGGATTTGGGCGGAGCAGGCGCTCATGGCCATGGTGATGGGCAGCATGATCAGCACCGTCATCGCCGGGCCGGTGTTCGCCGTTGTGTACCGCAGGGAGAGGGAGGCGTATCTGAGCAACGACCACAGGACGCTGGAGCGGCTGGTCCCGGAccaggaggaggagctgcggatgCTCGCCTGCGTGCACGGCGCGCGCGCCGCGCCGGCGATGCTCAGCCTCGTCGAGTTGCTGGCGAGCAATCCCGCCGTGCAGCCCGCTGTGCACGTCCTGCACTTCTACGACGCTGTGCGCAAGCACGAACGCGCGGGCACCGGCGGCGCCAAACGCTACCACGAGCGGGTCCAGCTCGACAGCGACAAGCACTGGGATCGCATGGACGACGCCGCCACGCAGGTGAATTGGACCGTCGACTTGTTCGCCTCCATCACCGGTCTCGTCATCCGGCAGGTCGACAAAGGCGACCGCGGCCCCGTCACGAACTTGAAGACCATCCGCCGCTGCACGGAGGAGGTCCACGCCGACGTCCTGATCATGCCCTACCACAAGGAGCAGCACTACGACGGCAAGATGTTCTGCCGGTGTGAGGAGCGCCGCCAGCTCAACCTGAACGTGCTTGAGCGCGCCCCGTGCACCACCGGCATCCTCGCCGACCGCCCGTTCCGGAGAGGCGGCACCAGCTTCCAGCTACCGACCAAGATATCCACGAGCGAGGAGACGCTGGGGAACTGGCGGGAAGACCGGTCCACCGCACCGACGCACGTGGCGGCTGTCTTCCTCGGCGGGCCGGACGACCGCGAGGCCGTGGCCCTCGCCTGCCGCCTTGTCAAGAATGACACAGTAAACCTGACCGTCATCCGCTTCGTGGGACCCGGCAAGCACGACCACACCGGCGTCCAGACGGCACGCACCGACGATCATGCCGACGGGGAGGTGTCCGTCGTGGTGGACGATCCCGACGAGTGCTGCATGGCGGCGCTCCAGCGCGAGTACGTGGCGAAGGAGCTCGCGTCGTACGTTGAgaaggtggtgggcggcgcggcggacgtggTGGAGGCCCTGCGCAGGATGGCCGGGGCGTACGCGCTGGTCGTGGTGGGGCGCGGCGGGCGGCAGCCGGCAGAGCTGGTGGTCGGGCTCGAGGGCGGGGAGATGGGCCCGGTCGGGGACATCCTCGCGTCGGGCGAGTCACTGGAGATGGGCTCCGTGCTCGTCGTGCAGCAGAAGAAGGCCGTGTCGACGGCGTCCGGCCTCGACCCACCACCGGCGGCGGGGGTCTGA